Within the Candidatus Reidiella endopervernicosa genome, the region GCGAAGATGGCTTTAACGGCAGCAGTGAGCTAATCGCCAGTGAGATCGAGATTGAAGATGATGGTGATATGGATTTTGACGGTGAAGATGGTGATGAGGTAGAGATTCGCGGTGTCATCACCGAGGGTACCAATGAGGGTGATCCAGAGCAGTTCCGGGTTAACGGTCAGTTGGTAGAGATCAGTGGTGCGACCGTGTTTGAAGACGGTTTTACCTTTGCCGATCTGGTCGCCGGTGTCACTGTTGAGGTCGAGGGCGAGCTCAATGCCGATGGCATGTTGCTCGCAGCAGAGGTGGGTCTCGAAGAGGAAGATGAGGATGGTGAGACCGAGATCAAGGGCGTTGTTGAAGCGGTCGATGCAGGGGCGGGTTCGGCGATCATGGTGATGGATATCACGGTGCTGGTGGAGAGTAATACCGTGTTTGTCGATGAGCGCGACGAAGAGCACCTCTTCAATCTGGATATGATCGTCAGCGAACTTGAAGGCACGGGCGATATGGTCGAGATGGATCTCTACTGGAACGCGAGTGAGGAGATTTTTGTCGCTACCAAGATCGAACGTGTCGAGGATGATGGTGAGTCCGAGGTGGAGGGTGAGGTTACGGCGGTCGATGCGCCCTATATCGTGGTGGCCGGTATCACGGTCGACATCTCGGGTGTGGGTGGGTTCTCACCTATCGTAGGTGACCTTGTTGAGGTCGAAGGTAGTTACGATGCCGGCGTATTGACCGCAACCGAAGGTGAGATTGACGACTAAATTCTCCTTGCGGAAGAGTCAGGGCGTGGTCAGAAGTGATCGCGCCCTGTTCTATTGTGTGGCGTTGATATGGGATAGAATGCCCAAATGAGCGTTGATCTTCACAAGGCGTTAACGGCGGCAGTTCTCAGGCTGTTACGCCCGCTGGTGCGTATTCTGCTACGCAACGGTATCTCCTACGGCGAGTTCACCGATCTATCCAAGCAGGTCTATATCGACGTGGCGGAGAGGGACTTCGTCCTGCCGGGTAAAAAACAGACCGTTTCTCGCATATCAATACTGACTGGGTTGTCGCGCAAGGAGGTTGCACGTATTCAGAAGCTCGACGCCCCGAGTGACCATCTGGCGAAACATAAACATAACCGGGCCGCGCGCGTTATCAGTGGCTGGATGACCGATGAGCGTTTCTCCAGCGAGGAGGAGCCAAGAGTGCTCGACTTCGAAGGCGGACAGGCGAGTTTCAGCGAACTGGTAAAACAGTATAGTGGCGACATGCCGGTGCGTTCGGTCTTCGATGAGATGGAGCGTGTCGGGGCGGTGGCGCGTGATGGTGAGGGACGTGTACATCTCAAGGTGCGCGCCTATACACCGCACGGTGATGAGGCGGGCAAACTCTTTATTCTCGGTAGCGATGCGGCCGATCTGGTAACAACCATCGATCACAATCTGCAAAATAGCGGTGGCGAGCTGCGCTTCCAACGCAAGGTCGCCTACGACAACCTGCCACGCGATGTGATTCCAAAACTACGCAAGTTGGGTGACAAGCGAGCTCAGAATCTGCTGGAAAGTGTGAACCGCTTCCTGGTAGCCCACGATCGCGACATGAATAGTGAGGCGGAGGGAGAGGGGCGTATGCGTGCTGGTTACGCCATCTACTACTTCGAAGAGGATCTTTCCGAAGAGGAATAGTAATGATGGCTATACGACATATCTCATATCTGCTCGCGATCGCACTGGTGACGGTGCTGAGCGCGTGCAATTCCGGCGGCTCGACCAACGTCGCCGAAGGTGGTATCGGTGGTACCGGCATCACCACCTCAGGGCAGATCACGGCATTTGGATCGATCTGGGTGAATGGTATCGAGTTTGAAACCGATTCGGCCTCAATCTTCGTCGAAGGGACAGAGGAGTTTGGAGATGATCAGGATCATCTCGATGAGTGCATGGTCGTAACGGTCGTCGGAACGGTTAATGCCGATGGTGTCAGCGGCACCGCCGATGTCGTCAGATTTGCTGATGAGATGGAGGGGACGGTTGATGCCAATAATGTGGCGGCCAGCAATACTCTGACGGTAATGTCACAGACGGTAACAGTCACTGCCTCAACCTGTTTTGAAGATGATAGCGGTGCTTCCATCGCATCACTTGCCGATATACCGGTCAATGCCGTGGTAGAGGTCAGTGGATTCTCCGATGGGCAGGGCAACATTGTCGCGACTCGGGTTGAGGTTAAAGCGGGTGCCTGGACAGGTGAGGAGCTTGAGTTGAAAGGTGTCGTAGACAATCTCAATACAGGTGCTGAGACTTTTGAGATTGGCGCACTGATCATCGACTACAGCAGTGCGGATCTGAGTGAGCTGGGAGCGACGCCGCTCACCAATGGTCTCTATGTCGAGGTCGAGAGCGAATCAGCAATTGTTGGTGGTGTGATGGATGCAGATGAGGTTGAGCTCGAGGATGAGGATGGTGAGTGGGGCCATGACGGTGATGATGGCGAAGAGTATGAACTCGAAGGTGTCATCAACACCATCATCAACTCTGAGCAGATCGAGGTGAATGGTCAGCTGGTCGATATCAGTGAGTCGCCAGACTATGAGGGGGCGATATCAGTGATCTGTTTGCCGGAGCGGTTGTGACGATTGAAGGTACGTTTGATGCCTTCGGTTTCCTAGTGGCCAGCGAGATTGAGTTCCACTAGCCGGGCTAACATCAATCCTTCAGGAACACCGTTGCGCTGTTTCTGAAGGTTTCTATTCCTTGTCTTGCACCCGTGCTGCGGGTAAGTTGTCCCTCTTCCACTTTGACAACAACAAGGAACCGCTCCATGTCAGCACTGATCTGCGGCTCGATCGCATTCGATACCATCATGGTCTTCCACGACCAGTTCAAGAATCACATCCTGCCCGACAAGGTTCACATGCTGAACATCTCCTTCCTGGTGCCCGATATGCGCCGTGAGTATGGCGGCTGTGCCGGTAACATCGCCTACAACCTGAAGCTGCTCGGTGGTGATCCACTGCCGATGGCAACGGTAGGACGCGATTTCGATCCCTATGGTGAGTGGCTGGAGGATTGCGGTATCGACACCACCCATATGCGGGTGCTGGAGAATACCTACACCGCGCAGGCGTTCATCACCACCGATCAGGACGACAACCAGATCACCGCCTTCCACCCCGGCGCGATGAGCTTCGCCCACGAGAACAGTGTTGCAGATACCGAGGGTGTCACCATCGGTATCGTCGCCCCCGATGGTCGCGACGGCATGATCGAGCACGCGCAGCAGTTTGTAGAGGCGGGTGTTCCCTTTATCTTCGATCCGGGCCAGGGCCTACCGATGTTTGACGGCGAGGATCTGCTCAAGTTTGTCGATCAGGCGACGTGGGTGACGGTCAATGACTATGAGGCACAGCTGCTGGAGGATCGTACCGGCAAGTCGCCACATGAGATCGCCGAGCGGGTAGAAGCGCTGATCATTACCCGTGGTGGTGAGGGTTCGCATATCTACACCGCTGAGAAACGTCTGGAGATCCCCGCCGCCACCGCGTCAGCGATCAGTGATCCAACCGGATGTGGTGATGCCTATCGTGCCGGTCTGCTCTATGGTCTGATGAACGACCTCGACTGGGAGACTACCGGACGTATCGCTTCGCTAATGGGGGCGATCAAGATCTCTCATCACGGAACCCAGAACCACCGCTTCACGATTGATGAGTTCAAGGCGCTCTATGCCAAGGAGTTCTCCAGTAGCTTCTAGGCGCGATCGTTGACACAAAAACGGGCTCTTCGGAGCCCGTTTTTATTGGTGGTCTACTGTCAGGATATTTCGAACAACTGATCAGCTGTGAGCAATGGTACCGATGGTGGTTACCATCTCCGGTGATGGTTTGCCGATGTGATAACCCTGCGCATAGGTAATGCCCGCTTTGCGTACCTCATCCAGCACTTCGGCATCCTCGACAAATTCAGCAATTGAGTAGAGGTTGAGGTCCCCCGCCAGTGCAGAGATTGAGTGGACCAGCGCCAGGTCGCGAGGATCATTTAACATGTTGGCAACGAAGTCTCCTTCGATCTTCACAAAGTCGATCGGGAAACGCTTCAGATAGTGGAAGCTGGAGAAGCCGGAGCCGAAGTCGTCGATTGCCAGCTGGTAGCCATCGCTCTTCAGCTCGTTAACGAATTTCTCCAGCAGGCTCATGTTTTTCACCGTGTCGCGTTCGGTGATCTCGAAGACGATACGATCATGCTCAATGTTGTACTTTTCGGTCAGACGACGAATCTCGGGGATAAAGTCGCTCAGTACCAGCGCGCGTGGCGAGAGGTTAATAAACAGCTTGCCGCCGTAGCCACTCTCCTGCAGTTTGGCGAACGCCTTCTCGATCACGATGATGTCGAGCATATGGATCACACCCATGCGCTCAGCGATCTCGATGAACTCGAAGGCACCCATGATTGTCTCGTCTTCGAGCTGGATACGGCTTAGCACCTCAAAGGCATCGACACGATCTTCCTGTACGTTATAGATCGGCTGGAAGAAGGGGATGATGCGTTTCTGCTGAATCGCATCGTTGATGATCTGGCTCTTCTCGCCAATCTTTTTAAAGACCTCCACCACATCCTGATCGGTAGGAACACCGATGCGGTTTTTGCCCTCGGTCTTCGCCTTGTACATCATGTTATCAGCGAACATGAAGAGATCTTTCCCTTCGGTAGCGTGGGCTGGGTAGGTGGCCAGACCAATGGAAACGGTCGCCTTGGCCGCGCTGCCATCGGGGGCCTCGAGGGTGAGACGGTTGGCGTTCTGCAAGATGCGTTCGCACACGGGTAGGGCGTGCTCCTGATCACTTTCAGGTAGCAATACGACAAACTCATCACCACCGTAACGCGCCAGCACGTCACCGTTTCGCATCGCATCGTCAATGGCGGAGGCAAACTCCTGCAGGAAGCGATCGCCAAAGCTGTGGCCGTAACTGTCGTTGACCGACTTGAAGTTGTCGAGGTCGATGACTAACAGGCTGAAGGCGTAGTCGTGGCGCTCGGCGCGATTGATCTCATAGCCGAGCAGCTCCCAGAAGATGCGCTGGTTATAGAGATCGGTGAGCGGGTCACGGGTGGCGTAGTATTCAAGGTCCTTGGTGTATTTGTAGATTGCCTTAACCGAACCCACCACGTTGAGCAGGGTGGAGAGAATGCTCTCCATTACCAGTATTCGTACCTCATCATCGCCCAGTCCCGACTGCACACCGATACCGACGATGCCGCCGATCTTGGGGGTGTCGACAAATAGTGATTTGGTCTGCAGCTCGATCTGGTCGTTGTCGAGTTCAATGATCTCACCAGCAGGATCGGAGATGTTGTGGTTAATCACCAGGCTGGGGAATGAGGAGAAGCTGGGGTGGTTTTCCAGCGCCTTCTTCACCGCGCGTTCCATTGAGTCGCGGGTCCGTTCTGAGGGGGGTGAGATCCAGAATATCTCCAGATCGAACAGCTCATCATCGACCTTGAAGATGGAGAAGAGGGTGTAGGCATCGATGACGCGATTGATCTCACCAAGCATGGTGCTGACATACTCGCGCCAGTCACGCACTACATCGGAGGTGATGACAAACTTCTCCAGCAGTCGGATCTCAAACTCAAGCAGCTCCTTGTCGACGGCGACCGATTTTAGCTTGGTACCGAGCATTGCGACTTTATGGAAGATGTTGTTGAGTTCAGTGAAACCGAGATCGACCTCGTTGAGATCGATGTTCTTCAGGTCCGAGACGCGGTTGACCTGATCGATATTGGTATCGAGGATGGCCAGTGAGCGGTTGATCCGCTTGTTGAGCATAAAGGCGACCAGCAGCGCCATGATGAAGGGAATGGGGGCGATCAGCGCCAGTGGTGCCAGCAGCTGGCTCTCGGCCTTTGAGAGCAGTGGTGTCAGATCCTGACGAACCTCAATCACGCCGAGAATATTGCCCGTCTTGGCATTGGTGTGGCACTGCAGACATTCATCCTTGGCCGTCAGTGGGTAGCTGTATCGGATGGAGGTGTCACTGACGATGGAGACCGCCTGCCCGCTGCTAAAGGTCTCGTTAATCATCGTGTCGCCCGGTTGGCTTCCGATGGAGCCAAACAGATGGTTGACCAGTTCGCCGCGATAGATGGTGGTGGTGTGGCTGGTTTTGCTCGAGGTCTGCTCAAGAGAGGCGATGAACTCCTCCAGCTGCGCTCGCGACCAGCCCTGACGCATGATCTGGTACATCGCATTGAAGGTGTTGCGCGCCAGTGACTCGGAGCTGGAGATGGCGTTATCGCGAACGGCACTGCTATAGGCGTGGCTGGTGGTGAAATAGAGCCCGACCAGCAGAATCAGCGAGACGAGTAGTGCCGCAGCGAGGATGAATCCCTTGATGGTCTTTAGTGCTTGCATTGATGCGCCACGCTCCCGTCAGCCGCTGTGCGCTAATAGGAAAACTGTAGCGCATAAATTGGCGCTCAAATTACCATACTTTTAGTGGTTTAATGCTTGATCTGTGTCAGTTGAGGGGTGTTGGCTAGTCAGGGGTGTCGAGCTGCTGTTTGAGTGTGGCCAGCGCGCCCTTGGCAGTGATCGGTGAGGAGCAGGCGTTGCCACTGCAAAGGTAAGCGGTGAAATCGCCGCGCAGGGTACGTTCGGCGAGTGCGCCGGGAAGATTCGTCTCGTCGGAGGGGATAGGGAAGGCGAGGCGACGTGGCGAGTATTGTCGTGCCACCAGCTGCTGCCATGAGCGGAGCTCCTCCTCGTTGCCACGAAGAACCAACATCTGCGAGGGGTAGACCGAAGACTCAACATCGAGCAGCAGTGCGTTGTGGCGATGTGGCATCTCGCTGATCATCGGCGCGGCGGCATCGAGGGTACGTCTGGCGGCGTTCAGGTAGCGCTCTTCCCCCAGTAGCTGGCCAAGACGATTTAGGGCGTAGGCGGCGATACCGTTGCCGGCCGGAGTCGACTCATCACCGAGTGGTTTGGGGCGCTGGATCAACGCCTCGTGATCGTCAGCGGTAAAGAAGAAACCACCATTTTCTTTATCTTCAAAGTGTTCCAGCAAGACATCGGCCAGCGCGATGGCGAAGTCGAGATCGTTGCGTGACCAGCGTACCTGTAACAACTCGAGTAACGCGTCGAGCAGGAAGGCGTAGTCGTCGAGATAGCCCATCAGGCGCGCCTGTCCATCCTTGTGGCTGGCAAAGAGGCGGCCATCTTTCCACAGGTTGTGGCGAATGAAGTTGAGCGCCCGTTCGGCTGAATCGATGAAGGCGCTGTTATCGAAGATGCGACCGGCAACCGCCATGCCCTTGATCATCAGGCCGTTCCAGGCGGTGAGTACCTTCTCGTCGCGCCCGGGATGAACGCGGTGTTCGCGAAGTCTAAAGAGTGTCTCGCGAGCACCATCGAGTTGTTGCCGTACTGAGTCGATATCGAGCATGAACTCTTTCGACAGGGTTTCATCATCGGCGTAGCAGTGTAGATGCCAACTCCCCTCAAAATTGGCCTTGCGATCGAGCCCGAAGTGGCGGGAGAAGAGCTCATACTGTTCGGTCTCGAGTACCTCCTTGATCGTCTCTGGGTGCCAGACGTAGAAGATCCCTTCGTGCCCTTCGGAGTCGGCATCAAGGGTGGAGAAGTAGCCACCTTCGGGGGACTGCATCTCCCGGATCACCCAACGCGCGGTCTCTTCAGCGGTGCGGCGAAACAGCGGCTCGTGGGTGATCTGCCACGCCTCGCTGTAGATGCTCAGTAGTGGGCCATTGTCGTAGAGCATCTTTTCGAAGTGGGGAATCATCCACTGGTTATCGACCGAGTAGCGGCAGAAGCCCCCGCCGAGATGGTCGAAGAGACCGCCGAGTGCCATTTTGCGCAGGGTGAAAGTAGCGCTCTCCAGTGCCTCATTATCACCAGTGGCCGACCAGTGGCGCAGAAGCCGCTCAAGGCTGGTGCAGTGGGGGAATTTAGGGGCGCGACCAAAGCCACCATGTTCCGGCTCAATGCTCTTTTTTAGCTCACGATAGGCCTGGTCGAGGGTCTCGATGGTGATCTCATTGCTGCCACTGCTGTAGAGGTGCGGGGTATTAATTTTCTCCAGTGCATCGAGCAGTGGTGTGTTCTGTTTGTCGATATCGCTGCGGTTGTCACGATAGAAATCGGCTACCTGATTGAGAATGTCGGCAAAGGATGGCATGCCATAGCGCGGCTCACGTGGGAAGTAAGTGCCACCAAAGAAGGGCACCTGAGCATCGTGGGTGAGAAACATCGTTAGTGGCCAGCCGCCGGGACGATTGGTCAGCAGCTGGTGGGCGGTCTGATAGATCTTGTCGAGGTCGGGGCGCTCTTCACGGTCGACCTTGATGTTGATAAAACGCTCATTCATCAGGGCGCGCGGATCATCGTGTTCAAACGATTCGTGTGCCATCACATGGCACCAATGGCAGGCGGAGTAGCCAATTGAGAGCAGGATCGGTTTGCCCGTCTCATGCGCCAGCTGCAACGCCTCTTCACCCCAGGGATACCACTGCACCGGGTTATCCGCGTGTTGCAAAAGGTAGGGGCTGGTTTCGCTGGTGAGTGCGTTTTGCGAGCTGCTCATTGCGCAGTTCTCTCCGCTGTCCTGACTGGTTATGGACGGCTAACTATAGCAGAGCGATAACGGCTTGTCCATCGCTGACCGCCATGGATAGCGAAGCGAAGGCGTTAGTCCGCGATAGTCGACGCCGTCTGCCTATTCGTAGTTGAGAGCGCGGCGAACGACGGAAGATGAGCAGCGGCTTTATGTCGGCGGAGTCAGTGAGGAGTTTGTAGGCCGCGAAGAGGTGATTACGCAACGAACGCAGCGAGTCGGCGCCGCATGGCTAAACGGTCGCGTTAAGTTGGTTGCTGTTTGCTTGGGCTTGATGCCCAAAACAAACTTTCGCAAAAATAGCGACTCCCGGTGAAATCTGTTGCTTTTGAGGGGTAACCAATTAATGAGGAAAATGGTATGCAATCCTGCGATAATAGCCGGCTACTATTGGCTCACCCGCAGAGAAACCTAAAGAATCATGGACTTATCGGTAGTCGTTCCGGTCCGTAATGAGGCCGACAATATCCGCCCTTTGATCGAGGAAATTCGAGACGCCCTGCAGGGAAAGATCGAGTACGAGATCATCTACATCGATGATGGCAGTGACGATGAGACCCCTCAGCGTCTGCAGCAGATGATGGCAGAGCTGCCGCAGCTGCGCGTGCTGCGGCACGTGGTCAACTGTGGACAGAGTACCAGCGTGCGCAGTGGTGTGCGTGTTGCACAGGCCGACTGGATCGCTACCCTCGATGGTGATGGACAGAACGACCCGGCCGACATACCGGCCATGTTCGCGGTAATTCAGGGCGACAATGCCCCGGCCAATCTGCAGATGGTCGCCGGTTGGCGTCACAAGCGTCAGGATAACTGGCTGCGCAAACTCTCCTCGCGGGTCGCCAACAAGGTGCGCTCCTCAATGCTGCGCGACAGCACCCCCGATAGCGGTTGTGGCCTGAAGGTCTTCTCCCGTCAGGCGTTTTTGGAACTTCCCTACTTCAACCACATGCACCGCTTTCTGCCGGCGTTGATCATCCGCAACGGTGGCGTGATCGATACGGTCAAGGTGAACCATCGTCCACGTACCATGGGCACCTCCAAGTACGGTCTGCACAACCGCCTCTGGGTCGGTCTGGTTGATCTGTTCGGTGTGCGCTGGCTGCTCAAACGCGCCAAGCTGCCCGAAGTGGTTGAACAGCCTCGGGAGTCGGGCGGGCAGTAGTACTGCTGGGCCGCATTGCATGAACCCCCGAATACTGCTGCGTGGCCTACTGCTGATTGGCTCACTGGTCGCGCTGGGCTATCTGTTTGAGGTGACTCAACTCGGCAGTCTGCTCGATAAGGGCTGGATCGATAGTGAGATCCGCGGCAAGGGGCTCGACGGTGAGCTGATCTTTATTGCCATCGGTGCACTCGCCACCGCTGTTGGTCTACCGCGTCAGCTGATCGGTTTTCTCGGTGGTTACGCCTTCGGTTTCCTTTTCGGAACTCTCGCTGCACTGATTGCGGCTAGCCTCGGTTGTGTGATCGCCTTCTACTACTCGCGACTCTTCGGACGGGCGCTGGTGATGGCGCGTTTCGAACGACGCATTCGCCGCGTTAATGATTTTCTTAGTGGCCACACCTTCTCAATGACGGTACTGATTCGGCTGCTGCCGATCGGTAGTAACCTCGCGACCAATCTGGCAGCGGGTGTGACCCATGTACCCGCCTTTGCCTTCATCGCCGGTTCGGCGCTCGGTTACATCCCACAGACGGCGGTGTTCGCGCTGGCTGGAAGTGGTATTGAGGTTGATCCCGTGCTGCGTATCGGTCTCGCTATCGCCCTGTTTGTTATCTCTGGAGTGCTCGGCGCCTATCTCTACCGACGCTTCCGTCACGGTCGTAGCCTCGATCGTGAGATCGATCGGGAACTGGGTGAGGAACAGGCTGTTGAAGAGCAGCAGAAGGCGTAGATGAGCGAGCTCACTTCAATGAGGCTGCGGATCTCAACACCCTGGCTGCTGCTTGGCGGCTGGCTACTGCTGATGATCGTCTCACTGCTGTCGCGCAGCTATGCACCGATTGATGAGACGCGCTATGTGACGGTTGCCTGGGAGATGTGGCTGCGTGGCGACTATCTGGTGCCGCACCTCAATGGCGAGACCTATAGCCACAAACCGCCGCTGCTCTTCTGGCTCTTCAATCTCGGCTGGTCGATCTTCGGTGTGAACGAGTGGTGGCCGCGACTGGTGCCACCGCTGTTTGGTCTCGGGTCACTCTTTCTAACCATACATATCGCGCGTCGCCTTTGGCCCGAGCGCGAGGTGGTGGCTCAACTCGCACCACTGATGCTGCTCGGTTCACTCTTCTGGGCCTTCTACACCACCGCCACCATGTTCGACATGATGATGGTCTTCTTCACCCTGCTCGGCCTGAGTGGTGTGATCGACGCCTGGCAGCGTGGTGGCCTGCGTGGCTGGCTCATTCTGGCCGTTGCCATCGGTCTGGGTGTGTTGGCCAAGGGACCGGTGATTCTGCTGCTGACCCTACCGACTGCGCTACTGGCACCGTGGTGGATGGGCGCGGGCCGCATCGTCAGTCTGCCGCGCTGGTATCTGGCGATCTTCGCCTCGGTGCTCGGTGGGGCTGCCATTGCGCTTGCGTGGGCGATTCCCGCTGCGATTGCGGGTGGTGAGGCCTACGCCGATGCTGATCACGCTCTTCTGGTGGTTGATCAGGTAACGGCCACAACGCATGGTTCCTGCCATCGCCGTCGCGGCTTCTTCTGAGCGGGATCGCTGGCGATCTCTGCTACCGTTCTGCTGCTTGCCGGCTGGGTGGCTGCTCTGATCGCCGCGCTGGTGGCGGAGCTACCCAACTGGAGCGTCTGAACCGGGTGCGCTGCTGGGTTGCGGTCGGGATTCGCTTGTATTAGCCGGATTCACTGGCCGCCATGCGTGGCGTATGCGTCGATCAGGGTGGGTCCAATATCGCCGTTCTGGGTGCGCGACCGCTCATCGCCTGCTTGGCCGAGCGACCGTGCTCTGAACAGGGGTTGCGTCGCAATCTCGTGAGTACCCTGGTCGTACCATCTTGCGGCTGTCGCGCTGGCGATCTTCAAACGGCGTCAGCTGAGGACGTGGGCGCAAGTATCCAATGGGCGGTTACGATGAAATCCGGGTCGGAGGGGCGGGTGTCGTCGATTACACACCGGTAGTGTCTCATCGCCGATTACTGCTGCCGCCTGGTGGCGACGTGGCGGGCTCGACGATGCAGTGCTGGTGATCAATATGGGCTGGGCATGCTGCCGACTCGCTGACTACGAATCTGCTACTCTGTCGGTCTGACGCGGGTACTCGCTGTGGAATTTGCAGTAAACGCGGTGTTGCGGCTGACGATGGTGCTGGTGGTGATCGGCCAGTATCCATTTTGCTTTTAGCCCACTCCTCGAACGCGTCCGCTTATGATCTTCAGCCGGCGTTGCGAGCCGTGGGCGCAAATAATCAGAGGGTGGGGCCGGCAGCATGCAAGTTGGCCTGCCACCTTCACTTGGGGGGCCTTCTGCGGTTTTCCTGCGCGGTGGGTTGCAACGGGCCGATGCGGGGTTGCGCTGAACGGTTGCGGACTCGCGTACCATCTGCCGACTTCTGGATCAGATCGGGTGGGTCGCTGCTGGTGATCTACTTTTGTGGGTTGGATGTGCCGATCGTAACCCTTCTCGCACCGCTGGTCGAGTCGCGCTGGTTATCTCGCAATGTGGAAATGTGGTTGAGTCGACGTTACCATTTGCTGTGGCTGAAGATAGGGCGCTTGGTGGTGACGCGTTGATCCGCATGCAATGTGATAAGCAGAACCACTTCGGCCGAAGCGGTCGCCGTTTGAATTCAGCCGATTGCGCAAGCGGGGCAGCGGTTACTGCATACATCGCATCACGGCGATTGCCCTCTAACCACACCTTCAACTTCTTTGCGATGGCGCTCTTCATGAGTTTCTTCCTGCGCGGCTGGGGTTGGCGAACGGCCCTGATCGGGGTTTCGCTACTGGTTGCGATCTCCCGTATCTATCTCGCCAAGCACTATCCGAGTCAGGTCGGTGTGGGTCTGCTGCTGGGTGTGAGTTACGGTTTTGTGCTGGGTTGGTTAGTGGTGCGATTTATCCCCTATCTGCGCACGCTTCATCAGCGCGCGGGTGGTGCAATCAGAATTAAAAAGGGTGAGTGGTTATGAGTGAAACGTTTGCACCATTGCGTCTGAAAAAGAATGAGGAGCGTCGTCTGCGTGCCGGACACCTTTGGGTCTTCAGTAATGAGATCGATACAGCGCAGACACCACTGAGTGGTTTCGAGGCGGGTCAGCCGGTTGAGATTCAGGGCCATAGCGGCAAGGTGATTGGCACCGGTTACGCCAATCCCAACTCGCTGATCACGGCACGTTTGGTGAGTCGTGATCGTAAACACCCGCTCTCCGATTCACTGCTGGTGCACCGCATCAAGGTGGCCCTCTCTCTAAGAGAGACGCTGTTCGATAAACCCTGTTATCGATTGATTTTTGGCGAGAGCGATGGTCTGCCGGGTGTGGTGGTAGACCGCTTTGGTGATGTGCTGGTGGTACAGATCACCACCGCCGGAATGGAGCGGATGAAGGATGCACTGCTCGCTGCACTGGAGAAGGTACTCAAGCCGACGGCGGTGCTGTGGCGTAACGACAGTTCGATTCGCAAGCTCGAAGGGCTCGATAGCTATGTTGAACCCGCCTTGGGTGAGGTGCCGGAGACGGTCGCACTAGAGGAGAACGGCGTGCAGTTCGAGGCACCGATCATCGGCGGGCAGAAGACCGGCTGGTTCTACGACCACCGTATGAACCGCGCACGACTCGCTCCCTATGTGCAGGGCAAACGCGTGCTCGATGTCTTCAGTTATGTCGGTGGGTGGGGTGTGCAGGCGGCCGCCTTCGGCGCAAGCGAGGTGGCCTGCGTCGATAGCTCCGAGAGCGCACTCGATATGGCGCACCACAATGCCGAGCTTAACGGTGTCGCTGACAAGTTTGTCGGCGTTGAGGGCGATGCCTTCGAGGCGCTCAAATCACTGCGTCTCGATCACGAGAAGTTCGATGTAGTCATCCTCGATCCGCCCGCATTCATCAAACGGAAAAAGGATTTCAAACAGGGTGTAGAGGGGTATCGGCGTCTCAATCAGCTCGGTATGCAGGTACTACAGAAAGACGGCATCCTCGTCTCTGCATCCTGCTCGCACCATCTGCCCCATCAAAAACTGCAGGATCTGATGCTGCAGTCCTCGGTCCACCTCGATCGTACCCTGCAAGTGCTCGAGCAGGGCCATCAGGGCCCCGATCACCCGGTCCACCCGGCAATCCCCGAGAGTGCCTACATCAAGGC harbors:
- a CDS encoding putative bifunctional diguanylate cyclase/phosphodiesterase translates to MQALKTIKGFILAAALLVSLILLVGLYFTTSHAYSSAVRDNAISSSESLARNTFNAMYQIMRQGWSRAQLEEFIASLEQTSSKTSHTTTIYRGELVNHLFGSIGSQPGDTMINETFSSGQAVSIVSDTSIRYSYPLTAKDECLQCHTNAKTGNILGVIEVRQDLTPLLSKAESQLLAPLALIAPIPFIMALLVAFMLNKRINRSLAILDTNIDQVNRVSDLKNIDLNEVDLGFTELNNIFHKVAMLGTKLKSVAVDKELLEFEIRLLEKFVITSDVVRDWREYVSTMLGEINRVIDAYTLFSIFKVDDELFDLEIFWISPPSERTRDSMERAVKKALENHPSFSSFPSLVINHNISDPAGEIIELDNDQIELQTKSLFVDTPKIGGIVGIGVQSGLGDDEVRILVMESILSTLLNVVGSVKAIYKYTKDLEYYATRDPLTDLYNQRIFWELLGYEINRAERHDYAFSLLVIDLDNFKSVNDSYGHSFGDRFLQEFASAIDDAMRNGDVLARYGGDEFVVLLPESDQEHALPVCERILQNANRLTLEAPDGSAAKATVSIGLATYPAHATEGKDLFMFADNMMYKAKTEGKNRIGVPTDQDVVEVFKKIGEKSQIINDAIQQKRIIPFFQPIYNVQEDRVDAFEVLSRIQLEDETIMGAFEFIEIAERMGVIHMLDIIVIEKAFAKLQESGYGGKLFINLSPRALVLSDFIPEIRRLTEKYNIEHDRIVFEITERDTVKNMSLLEKFVNELKSDGYQLAIDDFGSGFSSFHYLKRFPIDFVKIEGDFVANMLNDPRDLALVHSISALAGDLNLYSIAEFVEDAEVLDEVRKAGITYAQGYHIGKPSPEMVTTIGTIAHS
- a CDS encoding thioredoxin domain-containing protein, whose translation is MSSSQNALTSETSPYLLQHADNPVQWYPWGEEALQLAHETGKPILLSIGYSACHWCHVMAHESFEHDDPRALMNERFINIKVDREERPDLDKIYQTAHQLLTNRPGGWPLTMFLTHDAQVPFFGGTYFPREPRYGMPSFADILNQVADFYRDNRSDIDKQNTPLLDALEKINTPHLYSSGSNEITIETLDQAYRELKKSIEPEHGGFGRAPKFPHCTSLERLLRHWSATGDNEALESATFTLRKMALGGLFDHLGGGFCRYSVDNQWMIPHFEKMLYDNGPLLSIYSEAWQITHEPLFRRTAEETARWVIREMQSPEGGYFSTLDADSEGHEGIFYVWHPETIKEVLETEQYELFSRHFGLDRKANFEGSWHLHCYADDETLSKEFMLDIDSVRQQLDGARETLFRLREHRVHPGRDEKVLTAWNGLMIKGMAVAGRIFDNSAFIDSAERALNFIRHNLWKDGRLFASHKDGQARLMGYLDDYAFLLDALLELLQVRWSRNDLDFAIALADVLLEHFEDKENGGFFFTADDHEALIQRPKPLGDESTPAGNGIAAYALNRLGQLLGEERYLNAARRTLDAAAPMISEMPHRHNALLLDVESSVYPSQMLVLRGNEEELRSWQQLVARQYSPRRLAFPIPSDETNLPGALAERTLRGDFTAYLCSGNACSSPITAKGALATLKQQLDTPD
- a CDS encoding glycosyltransferase family 2 protein, producing the protein MDLSVVVPVRNEADNIRPLIEEIRDALQGKIEYEIIYIDDGSDDETPQRLQQMMAELPQLRVLRHVVNCGQSTSVRSGVRVAQADWIATLDGDGQNDPADIPAMFAVIQGDNAPANLQMVAGWRHKRQDNWLRKLSSRVANKVRSSMLRDSTPDSGCGLKVFSRQAFLELPYFNHMHRFLPALIIRNGGVIDTVKVNHRPRTMGTSKYGLHNRLWVGLVDLFGVRWLLKRAKLPEVVEQPRESGGQ